From a region of the Candidatus Pantoea bituminis genome:
- a CDS encoding MliC family protein: protein MLKGLTVGAVLVLSGCSLMHTQPEQPKTLHYRCGTLPLTVTLDNAQQQVSFIMDGKPLTLKQTQSASGTRYSDDNYVFWSKGNGAFIERNDKIVVNDCELQPAN, encoded by the coding sequence ATGTTGAAAGGATTAACCGTTGGCGCTGTGCTGGTTTTGTCAGGGTGCAGTTTGATGCACACGCAGCCCGAGCAGCCAAAAACGCTGCATTATCGTTGCGGAACGCTGCCACTGACTGTCACGCTGGATAATGCGCAACAGCAAGTCAGCTTTATTATGGATGGCAAGCCGCTCACGTTGAAGCAGACTCAGTCTGCCTCTGGCACGCGTTACAGCGACGATAATTATGTTTTCTGGTCAAAGGGCAACGGCGCATTTATCGAGCGTAATGATAAGATTGTCGTCAACGATTGTGAGCTGCAACCTGCCAATTAA
- the pdxH gene encoding pyridoxamine 5'-phosphate oxidase — protein MSDSASFQTISHLRREYTRGGLRRKDLPDDPLVLFENWLKQACEAQLPDPTAMTVATVDENGQPYQRIVLLKHYDAQGMVFYTNLGSRKALQLANNPRIALHFPWHFLERQVMVLGEVEKLSPLEVLKYFHSRPRDSQIGAWVSKQSSRISARGVLEGKFLELKQKFQQGEVPLPSFWGGYRVKFHTVEFWQGGEHRLHDRFIYQRESDGWKIDRLAP, from the coding sequence ATGAGCGACAGCGCATCTTTTCAAACTATTTCCCATCTGCGTCGTGAGTACACCCGCGGCGGATTACGCCGTAAGGATCTGCCCGACGATCCGCTGGTTCTGTTCGAAAACTGGCTGAAGCAAGCCTGCGAAGCCCAGTTGCCCGATCCTACCGCCATGACTGTCGCGACGGTGGATGAAAATGGACAACCTTACCAACGCATCGTGTTGCTCAAACATTATGATGCACAAGGCATGGTTTTCTATACCAATCTTGGCAGCCGTAAAGCGCTGCAGTTAGCCAACAATCCGCGCATTGCGCTGCATTTTCCGTGGCACTTTCTTGAGCGTCAGGTAATGGTGCTGGGTGAAGTCGAAAAACTGTCACCGCTCGAGGTGCTGAAATACTTCCACAGCCGGCCGCGAGACAGCCAAATTGGTGCATGGGTGTCGAAACAGTCGAGCCGCATCTCTGCGCGTGGCGTGTTGGAAGGAAAATTCCTTGAGCTCAAGCAAAAATTCCAGCAAGGGGAAGTGCCCTTACCGAGTTTTTGGGGCGGATATCGGGTGAAATTTCATACCGTTGAGTTCTGGCAGGGCGGTGAACATCGTCTTCACGATCGCTTCATCTATCAACGTGAAAGCGATGGCTGGAAAATCGACCGACTCGCGCCTTAA